The region CTGCCCTGTATAAGGAACTTCCATGGTGATTAAACTCAGCATGACTTCtgattgatcctccttgagagaTTCCTGGAGAGATTAATTGGTACATCTGTTTAGATTAGGTGAACAAAATAATATCTAATTATCTCCACCTAAATTCCATCAATGTTCGTCTGAAAAAGAAATTGAAAATACATCAACAATTTGATAGTTTGATAATCAACATACTCAACATTAGAACATGTCAAAAGTTAGGACATTTGACCattgtagttacagtatatatcACATAAATTTACATAGTTGTGAATTGTATTCTTATTCTTTGCCACTGTAAAACAAAGCCATGCAGTTGATAACAGAAAGtacacataaaaataaatatgttttccaCTTGCAATTTGTAAATCTGACAAATTTTTGCagccttaagaaaatatttaactgATATGACAGGCGATTGGCAGTGCAGTAATTGTATTGCTTTGAATTAGTTTGAAATGTATATGAAATAATGACCTCTTTTTTTCACAGGGTGTGAAATCAAACAAACGGCAAGATGTCGGAGTGAGTAACTTATACATTGATCGCATCTCATATTTTTGGATGTGGATGTGTAATACATGAAAATGAACATGATATTTTCTCTCACCTTTTCATAATTTTATCTCTTCAGGAAAAAGATGTCTTCGAGTCGGCGGCATTACCTGAAGGTAAACACTTTCAAATATCTGATCTTCATTTGATACTTGTCAACAACTATCAATACAAGGAGAATTGAGGGGAACACAAGTATACAATATCTCAAGGTTCATGTTTTACACGAAATGTCCCAATTCTGGTATGGCTGAGCTTTTCATACGTGTAACCTGCATGCCTCATTGTCTCCCAGAGCTTGATGCTCTCCATCGCTAAAGGCTTACTGGAAGACGAGGCAAAGGAGAATGAGCAGGAGAGAATAAGATGGATGGCGGAGAACTGCCCTCCCCTGTCCCTGCCAGGGGGTACTCAACAGTTACAGGTAAACcaaacaaacaatcaatcaaatcaatcaaactcAACAATCAAAATTTGGTcaaaccccaaatcaatgtaaaaTATATGCCTTCATATATAAGATGATTACATAATTAGTTACtgtattcaaatgtattgaataaaGTGTTCACTAttgttattatgattattattatgaatagtagtagtagtactagttgtAGTAGTCATAGtaccagtagcagtagtagtagcactaATAGAAGTAGCAGAAGTactgcagtagtagtagcagtagtagtagtaatagtagttgcagtagtagtaatagtagtagtaccagcagcagcagtagtagcagaagcagtagtagcagtagtactagtagcagtagtagtagtagtagtagtagtagcagtaatactagcagtagtagcaatagtagttgcaatagtagtagcagcagtagtagtgatggtagtatatatttgttttattagtataatgatgatgatgatgattattatattattatattattattaatgcTTGATTTTTGTTGATATCACCTCAGGAGTTCTTGAAAGAGCTGCATCATAAGATTGACGTGATAGATGAGGAGAGATATGACCTGGAGAGCAAAGTGAACAAAGCCACTAAGGAGGTATACTGTATTCACTTTACCTCACACCTACTAAAACTTGGAATGCATTCCATGAGTAATTATGTGGTGCCAGTtagatcaatgttgttgttctccTCTTCTTCCATTGGTCAGATTGAAGATTTGAACATTAAAGTTATTGACTTGAAGGGCAAGTTCAAGAAGCCAACTTTGAGGAAAGTGCGTATGTCTGCTGATGCTATGCTCCAGGCTCTGCTGGGCTCCAAGCACAAGGTGTCTATGGATCTGAGATCCAACCTGAAACAAGTAAAGAAGGAGGTCAAAGAGGAGGTGGGTAACTGTTCAGTAAGATAACAGAATATTGTAGAGATGTCACTTTGGGTAATCTCTCGTGGATAGATGCGCGTAACATAAATGGTGCAACTTTGTTGCAAGACTCAAATTTTTCATYactgatcatttggacaaatcacaattTCGCAGGTGCTCGCATATTTCAAATTtcagaaggggaggggacatttggcccatagacttgTACAAAACTGGCTGAGAGTTTCTGTTTAGAGGGGTAGAGACTTCACGAGTCTCATTAGTACAAAGTACATTTGTAGGACTTAATCAAGCATCAATTTCACAAGATTTTTGTTCTGAGTGTCCGAGATTAGCCATTGGCAGACATTGTTATTGTCCAACCTGAGGCCTTGTTAATCTACACTAAGAGGTTCATCATACTGAAATTAGTTCACACATAGATAAGCTCAGCAGAGCGCACCCATGTAATAAGGctgtttgatttgatgttgtaTAGAGTTGCcaaaccactgatacagggtcagatataTTTTCATAGCATTGGGTTCATGGGTCATCTACAGCTATACAACTTCTGCCAAACAACTGCTCCACTCCGACTTGACGACATGTTGTTTGGCTTCAACACTCAAATATCTCAAGGTTATAATTTACTGAATTTTTAACCCTGAACCTTTGACTATGTTGCTATTGCAGGATAAGGAACTGCGTAATGTTGGAGACTGGCGTCAGAACATTGAAGACAAGTCCGGAATGGACGGGAGGAAGAAGATGTTTGAGTCCGAGGGTTAATTTAGTCTATCATTTCCCTGTATAGATCCCGCAAAGCAACACAAAACTCTCACTTGTTTGAACATTTCTCTTATTGAGCACTATGGTATCATTTGAACCAGTGTATGTGTCTGTAAAACGAAAGGACAATTAAATGTTTCGAGTGGAACAGAAACGTGCGTTAATAAATGCTTTTCAGATTGCCACAATTTCTTGTACCTGTGTGATCAGATCTATGttttgtctctgtcttgtctaaATGTACCTCTAGTCTAGAACATGTGTTATGTTTGTTAGTTCAAATATATATGACAAACATATTTTCTGCCAGTTTTTATCTTCTTTTGTTTTTCCTGATGTAACATCTGTTGTTAcatcaggagtgatggttgctcaaTTGCCTTACAGTACACAGCCTGACTAGACTGTGCAGTATGATAGGCACAGTGTTATCACGTGATATGGAGTGAAGTGCCACCAATGTCTATCACTCTAGAATCATATTCACAAGTCCTCTAGAGGAATTGCCAGCCAGTGATTTACAACCTGACTGACAGATATAATGTGACCTGACCATATTAAACCCTCAGTAATAGCACATTCTGACCTTACCCACTGGGCAtggacgtcaattcaacgtctattccacgttggtaatttcattgaaacattgttgattcaaccagtgtgtgcccagtcgGTAGAAGTTTGGCTAATTGTATGTTCTGGTTTGCTAGAGGTACAGTATCAGTTGATAGTAAACAGTAGTTAAGAAACAAGCAGAGCACTATTGGTTGTTGCCTGGGTAACCACTTATTGGATATAAAGAGATGTTGTCAGGTGGTGCAGCTGTGGAGGGTGTGAGTGAAGAGGAGAAGAACTCTTCTTGGGAAGTGGGGTAAGTGAGGCGAGCCGCGAGGCAGGCCTACTGCCTGGCCATGGCTCTGTTAATTGATTAAATATGTGAGAACTGATTATAAATGTTAGTAATTAGGTAGCATTGATGGATGGTTTCAAGTAGCACTCAAGATGTTTCCAGTTTCATTCTTTCATCCACAGTGAAAAATGTAGTTAGTAGAGAAAAAGATATCCATGAACCATCCTTGTCCATCTTACTTGTCTTTCAGTGGGAGATCTGAAAGTGACAGAACTGTCATCAGGTCCTTTGGGCGCCTCAGAAGCCACGGACATAAATCTCAGACACATGATGCCTCCGAGGTACGACCAGTTCAATAGTTTGGCATCCTTTTACGATAAACATCATGGGTGCCAGTTGCACGTCTGGCCTTCTGATAATGTGTGAATTATAGCATTCTCTATTACTGTTGGTGTGAGTGGCCTTTAAAGTTCTGAGTACTGGCCATGCATGCTCCTTATGGGTGATGGCATATGCTAAATAAAAGATGATGAAATAAGAACAACCATCTTGAAGGACGTGTTATTTATACTAGAGCCGCTGGGGGAGGGGAAGGAACAGGGAAACACCGTACTGTATTTCATGACCTTGTCAGCCCATTGGTTTGGTCTGTAATCCGCTTCCATAAAGAGAAATGGAGGATTATAGCGAGGGATCAGAAAATGCAATATATACCTTCTTAACACTTGAGCTGCCTGcgatcagtcagtcagttgggGATCCCTTAACAAGCCTGTGCTGCTCTCTTTATTCCCGAGGTGAGAACCAACGCTTACAGtatgtccctctctgtctgttctgtactTCTAACTAGTTAGACACTATCTGAAGGAGAGAAGATTTATTAAGATTTTACTCAGGTTTTAGTTTTCGGAGAAACTACATTTTTCTAGCTATGATATACAGAAGCATTGTGGTCTTTGCGCTAACTTATTAATGAGAAATTGCAGAATTATAGTGATATGCCTATTTAATGTCAATACTTGGCTGTTGGTTGAGGAAAATAAGATTGTTTTATAAAGATTTTAGCATGTGAAATGCATTTTAGTTTGTGAAATGAATGGGAATTGTATTGTGTATTGCAATTGTATTGCACTGTAGCTAATTATTCATTTGTATTTGGTTGTTATTGTTGGCTCTAGTCCAAGAGTGTTAAATGTCTTTCCTGTAGTCATAAACTGATGCGTTTGGATTGTTGCTTTATGTAGTACTGCTCTTTCTACATGACATCTTATTCTTATTCAAATATATTTAATCTCTGTCACTAATgtttaaatgactcaaatgatataTAATTCGAAAAATACTGACAACAAAGTTTTCAAAATCATAACTCAATTACTCAATTACTTGgtttatttcaatacattttatagatattttttttgttttgtacagTATTTCATGATTTATTTTGTCGGTGTATCTTAATTTGTAAACTTTCAATAGTAGTATTTGCATAAGAAAATGTTCTCAGGTACCAGTAGTGTATTGAATGTGTTTTAGTAAGCAGACCGTATAATTATCTATGGGGTGGTAAATGATAGATGTAAATGGACTGATGATGTGACATGTAGAAATGGTACACCACCACAAGACATAAATCTGAAAGCGATCGTCAAATGTTTTCCTTCCTCTCAACACCATATTTTAGACATACCTACACAGCCTGTTACAACGTTATAGACATCTCTGATACATCACCTAATTGGCAATctggacaaatatatatataaatatatatatatatatatatatatatatgtatatatatatacagtaccagtgaaaagtttggacacacctactcattcaagtgtttttatttatttagactatttacattgtataataatagtgaagacatcaaaactatgaaataacacatatggaatcatgtagtaaccaaaaaagtgttaaacatatcaaaatatatgttatattttagattcttcaaagtagccaccctttgccttgatgacagctttgcacactcttggcattctctcaaccagcttcacctggaatgcttttccaacagtctggaaggagttcccacatatgctaagcacttgttgtctgcttatccttcactctgcggtccagctcatcccaaaccatctcaattaggttgaggtggggtgactgtggaggccaggtcatctgatgcagcactccatcactctccttcttggtcaaatagcccttacacagcctggatgtgtgttgggtcattgtcctgtggaaaaacaaatgatagtctcactaaacgcaaaccagatgggatggcatatcgctgcagaatgccgtggtagccatgctggttaagtgtgccttgaattctaaataagtgtcaccagcaaagcacacccacaccatcccacctcctcctccatgcttcacggtgggagccacacagatcatccgttcacctactctgcgtctcagaaagacacggcggttgaaggcaaaaatctcaaatttggactgatcagaccaaaggacagattccaccggtctaatgtccattgctcgtgtttcttggcccaagcaagtctcttcttattattggtgtcctttagtagtggtttctttgcagcaattagaccatgaatgcctgattcacgcagtctcctctgaacagttgatgttgagatgtgtctgttacttgaactctgtgaagcatttatttgggatgcaatctgaggtgcagttaactctaatgaacgtatcctcttcagcagaggtaactctgggtcttcctttcctgtggcagtcctcatgagagctagtttcatcatagagcttgctggtttttgcaactgcacttgaagagactttcaaagttcttgaaatgttcagtaATGACTGACCWTAatttcttaaaataatgatggactgtcgtttctctttgcttatttgagctgttcttgccataatatggacttggtcttttaccaaataggctatcttctgtatatcacctaTAACTTATCAAAACACAACTGTttggttcaaatgcattaagaaggaaataaattccactatttaactttcaactaggcacacctgttaattgaaatgtattcctcatgaagctggttgagagaatgccaagagtgtgcaaagctgtcatcaaggcaaagggtggctactttgaagaatctcaattataaaatatattttgatttgtttaacacttttttcgttactgtatgattccatatgtgttatttcataggtttgatgtcgtcactattattctacagtgtagaaaatagtcaaattatttgtattattttctacatctACAATAGACTGACATCTTTACTAGACCCGGTCCAAAATCTGTGCTATGTGATGTTTGAAAAGACAACATTTCACTAGCCGGCGGGCTAGTTGGGTACATTTTCAACTAACCC is a window of Salvelinus sp. IW2-2015 linkage group LG13, ASM291031v2, whole genome shotgun sequence DNA encoding:
- the LOC111971996 gene encoding troponin I, fast skeletal muscle — translated: MSEKKMSSSRRHYLKSLMLSIAKGLLEDEAKENEQERIRWMAENCPPLSLPGGTQQLQEFLKELHHKIDVIDEERYDLESKVNKATKEIEDLNIKVIDLKGKFKKPTLRKVRMSADAMLQALLGSKHKVSMDLRSNLKQVKKEVKEEDKELRNVGDWRQNIEDKSGMDGRKKMFESEG